The DNA region ccttcgtttagattttcatcttggaaatggcatttttcaaaaattgcaattttcaacctgcgatatctcctgttatattggtccgatcgaattgggatttgcggttttataatcagcattgccaaggcttccaccctagctcaaacactcgatttcgaaaatcacgattttttgggtcaaaaatgagcaaggggttagaccccctaaaatgacctatttgctagtctttctgaaaatcaggatgttctattactgacTTAGGTTATGGAgcgcatataatttgttttgaggtttctagaaaaccaaacagttgatgattcaatacagaattgcactccagagagctcttcgaagtcaactcgaaaatgaaaagtgaaaaaacaaaaaaaattattttcctttAAACAggaccagatatttgaaattttggtatgagaatataagttttcgaacacgctgcatctattgcgagcaattccgaaaccctatctcccttcgtttagattttcatcttggaaatggcatttttcaaaaattgcaattttcaacctgcgatatctcctgttatattggtccgatcgaattgggatttgcggttttataatcagcattgccaaggcttccaccctagctcaaacactcgatttcgaaaatcacgattttttgggtcaaaaatgagcaaggggttagacccccctaaaatgacctatttgctagtctttctgaaaatcaggatgttctattactgacttaggatatggagcgtatataatttgttttgaggattctagaaaaccaaacagttgatgattcaataaagaattgcactccagagagctcttccaagacaactcgaaaatgaaaagtggaaaaacaaaaaaaattattttctcctaaacaggaccagatatttgaaattttggtttgaaaatataggttttcgaacacgctgaatctattgcgagcaatttcgaaagcctatctcccttcgtttagatgttcatctcggaaatggcatttttcaaaaattgcaattttcaatctgcgatatctcctgttatattcgtctgatcgaattgggatttccggtttcataatcagcattgccaaggcttccaccctagcacagaaactcgatttcgaaaatctcgattttttgggtcaaaaatgagcaaggggttagacccccctgaaatgacctatttgctagtctgtctgaaaatcaggatgttctattactgtcttaggatatggagtgcatagaatttgttttgaagattctataaaaccaagcagttgatgattcaataaagaattgtactccagaaagctgttcgaagtcaactcgaaaatgaaaagtggaaaaacgaaaaaaattattttctcctaaacaggccagatatttgaaattttggtaagaaaatgtaggttttcgaataggctgaatctattgcgagcaatttcgtttagattttcatcttggaaatggcatttttcaaaaagtgcaaatttctcattagaattcgtcaagaccgaacggttgtgctgaaatgattgaaattctcagattcattactggAAGAGATGGTCTTTTAGAATATGAATCATATTTAGATCTGGAAGAAAAACGACTCAAAaattgactttcgaaaaattcccaaaatgataacttcctcaagaccgaacggttttgccgaaatggatgaaattctcagattcattactagaggatttggtctttcagaatatttatcacattcagatctgcgataattttcctggaagaaaaacgactcgaaagggaactttcgaaaattttccaaaaagatggcgtcagttgaaacttcctcaacgGTTGCGCCAAGGTGAATGAAATGTCGAGATTCATCACTAAAaatgttgctctttcagagttgGTATCACGTAAATCCAAAACTTCTGAAACAGTCTCAAAATTCCTCAAcatttgtggagcagtatatgtACAAACTGAGTTCTCTGACCCTGTAATGTCACATTTGCACAATCTGCATATTGTGTGCAAACTCACGTTCTCACTTATAACTTTTCTGTTGCAGGCATAAAGAAGCCACTCCATCATAACTCCCGTCTTTCACAGAGGGGAACGTCAGGTCTCATCCTTCTTCTGTGGTTAGTTCCAACCACCTTCATCATCGCCTTGTACACATTAGAAGGCGGTGTGTCTTTTTGGCAAGCGATGCTCAGAGATCCAACGCCCCCAAATAACACATTGGTGTACTACAATTTTACGCTCAATTTCAATCTAAGCCATCCCGAACTGAATGATAGCTTCTTCAACGAAACAAACTGGTACCCCACCTACCTACCCTCAGCCGAGGACAGCGATGATATAGATGAGGAAAGCATAAAATTCATCTCAAGCTTCCGATTCAGGATGATCTTTGGGTCTTTCGTTCTGCTCTCCATGTTTCTCATCGTCATATGTTACTTGTggatattgataatgataaggcATCAGAGAAAAGTCTGGAAAGACCTGTCCAGGACGGGTAGCACGGTGTGGAGGGGGCATAAATGCAGGCATGTGACTAAGCAGAAGGCCCACGAGCAGAATAAGACCAAGGGGAACCTTAGGGCTGTCTACACCACCCTGATCATATTGGGATCTTGCGTGATGGGCTGGATGCCAGCTCTTATCCTCTACACCCTTACCTGTAGGCAAGATTGCTTCGTTAGGGGCGAACTGCTTGATAAATTCAACGAAAATTATCCGCGTCTTATACTGATGATCAGATTTTTCGACAACGAAATGCTGTTTTTGAAGATGATCGTTAATCCCATCATCTATAGTATAAGGATGAGGGAGATTAAGGTAGGTTGGAAACTTCAATTCTCACTCGATTTTGGATTTTTAACCAAGTTACATTCAAAATTTTGGCATATATTAATTCAGGTgatttaatttgaaaaattttaggaaCCATAGCAGTACCAGTATCAGTTAGTTGTGTTGGAATTTCGAAAGTTCGAGTATGGTTTATACTGTTAATAATACTGGAAAATATCCAGTAATATTTTAAATATTAAAGATTGCAAACCATGTGGAATAAAGATCAAAGTCATATTTCTTTGAGACGTCTACATAGGAGAAATATGCTGGcaataaatattgatatttcagaaacattCAGCATAAACCGTTGCTCCAACTGAAAGAGCCTTCTAAAATAAACTCATTATATACAGtacaaaataattgaaaaggcGTGCTTCCTTTTAAGAAAATAGTGTGCATCttctatattattttttttatcatcCTCTGCTAAGATGCGACTCCCAAAAGATGGCACACTTTTAAACTCATATATTGGGTGTCTGAAacagggagatgattcctcgatgaaaataagcaggggtagttcctataattttttttcgaaatcgacctcccttccaagatacagcctttggaaggcgatgacgagttgacagtttttaattttttttacgggttctaaaaacactgagtcatgaaactatacatattatgaagcaccaagtagatgttactcacacaatttttttagatttcaataCTGCATTATTTGGGGTTGAaaacctcccgctaaaatacatgcatctcTGCATCATAGACCtgcgtatactgcttgtaagtttttttttattccgagaaaagtatcgactgtatcgaaatttcgcTAAAGacttttttttctaaaattgaatggaaaaccataagagaattttatttttcgaaaatctgacccgggaaaacaatttttggagGAAGATCATAaggagttgttattttcaaccccaaaTAATgcagttatgaaatctaaaaaaattgtgtgagtaacatctactaagtgcttcatattatgtttaGTTTTATggctcagtgttttttagaacccgtaaaaaaattaaaaactgtcaactcctCATCGCATTCCGAAGgatgtatcttggaagggaggtcgatttcgaaaaaaatttataggaactacccctgattattttcatcgaggaatcatcttcctaagtccttcgcatttgtttacagacaccctgtatattcaaacaCTGACACAAAATTCATAAGGGGAAAAATTGATAAAGATATGGTAAGATTAATTTgagattagtttttttttttcatacataatcaaaaggagatgtaggtATAAGATGAATGAATATTCAGATTAAAATAAGGAAGTTTCGAAGAGGATTGCAACTCGTATAACCTCAACTGAACTCGACTGGTTGGGAAAGTTTCTAGTTCTGGGACTACTTAGGGTCTTACAAAGCATTCTCAACGGGGTTCCCGAAGTGCAAAGCTAGTAGCCAGTAAGATTTTCGCAGTATCTGTTATGCCTTCATCTGCAGACATTAACAACGGAGTTACGAGATTTCATTCATAATCTGGAACGAGAGAACGTACAGCTTTGGGAAATCAGGAAATTTAAAACGATGCAAACTTCGCAGAAAGGTCAAGTTTTCAACTTTCACTTCTCCGTCTGCACTGAAAGAAAAATAGAAAGAAATTAAGTCTCAAGCGAGTTTCGAATCCGGGTGATTCATTTTATGGGACGAACGCGAGAATTAAAATTTACGTAGGTACGctttttgagcagcccctgaTTAGACACACCTCCCTAAAGATAGCTCCTGAAAggcaatttttttctcaaaaacccgAAAACTGACAGACCAATTTTTGGTGGTGTACCCGTATAATGTGAGCATTATATAGGGTGTCTGAACGAAAATTTGACCCCCTCATAACTCAGAAAAGAAAGAATTTtcgaagatttaaaaaaaaaaggctAACTATTGGGGGACAGATTTTCATCATAAATTTGTTCCGGAAAAAGACCCCCATAAAAGGTGGCTTCAACctcgaaaaattttttaataagAAAGAGATGGTGGATGtgttatacaaggtgtttcctaattgaatgtcaatatttatgggggtgatttttgggcccattttaagaagaaaacttcatatgaacatatgtcctaaacgtcttaccttttgagatacagaatggtattatttagacagtcacaGTGGCACGCCGGGATGCCACTGACATGATATCTTGAATTTTCTTAGTCAAACTCACGggtttcacctgaaaaattaaatttacgtatgtctctgcatggtgatattgtgatatgtatgtattagggatattgttatgatcatgcagagaaacggtttttattttttttaagcggaaaccgtgaatcggattgaaaaaagtcaagtgatcaattttggtaataaaggattgggaatttcaaaaataatttttatttcattaaaaatctggagcgtaccatcaatgtctgcaaaaataggtaggtcaaattacgtactaacgccactggtggaaattgagaaaagagtgatacattaaaaaatgcctcttgattaatagtatacatgtatgacaaatttcattgaaatatttgaagtggttttgtagatattgataataaatgattcatttttgaaaactttaccaccctgtatctcaaaagataagacgtttaggacatatatttatatgaagtttttttcttaaaatgggctcaaaaatcacccccataaatattgacattcaattagaaaacaccctgtatatgaaggtatgtacagggtggacaaaattcgttctccactgaggggatctcgagaaatataagagctagaagaaaacggatgacacatttcctagctctttttcagagaaacaaagaatggtgaaaaccgtagcctcctacgattctacGTTTTTGTGTTATtgacaaaaaatgagattttgacgatttcgaaaagttctcatcaTAACTTTTTAGTCTTTGAATATACATATCCGAAAATTGTACCTTCtagaggcacttttttacgtagaatccactgacgagctcaaaatattttttcatttcgaatcattagtcgatttttttttaatgcaaacttttattgaatttgaaatttttaaattaaaaaaaaatcttttgtcagtagagtctacgtataaaagtgcctgagaaggttcaagtttcagatctctaactttaaagacaaaaaagttatgagaaatcgtcaaaatctaatttcttgctaataactcaaaaacgaaaaatcgtaAGAGGCTAAAGTTTTCCACATTCCTTGATTCTCTGAGAAAGAGCTAGAaaatgtgccatccgttttgaccgttttcttctagcacttatagttctcgagatcccctcagtagacaacaccctgtattgtaTACATATAATGAGTTTATTCGAAATGACTTTTCCATTTGGAGAAACGGTTTTATgttagatattttcaaaatatcaagATTTGTTGCCAAAAGCCTCTTATTTCCTTtagtttttgaatataaatagaCATGTCCCAGCATATTTCTCCTGAACATAGTCAGCTTCTAATCTTTTTCTCGAATGGTATTTCCGTTgatactttgagtgatggtgGTTTGCTAGTTCGATTTAGGTCGTAATATTTGTTGTGGATTGTGTAATTATTTTTCTCAACTTACCGAATACCAATGTTTTTCAGGAGGGAACAAAGCAAATGCACAATATAATTTTACACCATCTCTGTAGAGGACGGTGTAACAGGATGCACAACGACTACTCCAAGTCTTTTAAGTCAACGAACGGTAACCATTCCCATGTGGTTCTCACTTCGCTTGGATCTGTCAAAAACGACAAATGCTGCTCCGGGAGGTACAGGAGTCGTCGTCAGACTGGACAAACGTCCCATTTGTGAAGTTTAATGATGAGTTGTTAATGTTTCATTTGcaataaattgaatgaagtatttttgagtgctttaCTTGCATTGTGTAGATATCCCATATTTTAGAAAATCATAACCCATAGAATTTCCTACGTGCTGGTCTAGTTAATGATGTTTTGTAACTATTTCACAGAGTTCAAAATATGTACTCAGTTTGCACCAAAAATGTCATCACAAACTTAAAGTTTTATGACCGACTTTCTTTGCCTTCTGCTTGAAATCTGTAAAATGACTGACAAAAACATCAATCAAAATTCAGCTGTATAGTGAGTACAAAACGTCATTCTGCGAAAAAAATGGGTAAGGATTATTACTCCATATTAGGTATATCCAAAAACGCAAGTGATGACGAGATAAAGAAAGCTTATCGCAAATTGGCGCTTCAATATCATCCCGACAAAAATAAATCCCCGAAAGCTGAAGATAAATTCAAAGAAGTAGCTGAAGCTTACGAGGTCCTTTCAGATAAGAAGAAAAGAGACATTTACGATAACTACGGCGAGGATGGACTTAAGGGAGGCGCGGGGCCCCATGGCAACACCGGGTTTACTTACACTTTCCATGGAGATCCAAGGGCCACTTTCGCTCAATTCTTTGGCAACACAAATCCGTTTCAGAGTTTCTTTGGTTATGACGATGCCTTTGACAGCGATATAAATGAGTCGACATTTATCTTCGGATTTCCCGGATCTCAAAACCACGTTGGGCCACATAGGGATATGATGAGTCAAGACCCTCCTGTAGAGCATGAAATTTATTTGACGCTGGAGGAGGTTTTCCACGGATGTGTGAAAAAGATGAAAATCCAGAAGAAAGTCCTACTTCCGAGTGGTAAGCTAGCCCGGGAAGAAAAAATGCTGGAGATAAATGTTCAACCAGGTTGGAAGGCTGGTACAAAAATAACCTTTCCAAAGGAAGGAGACCAAGGAGTTAACAAAATACCTGCTGATATAGTGTTCATTATAAGGGATAAAACGCACGGTACTTTCAAAAGAGAAGGTAGTGACCTAAGGTACACAGCCAAGATTTCCCTAAAACAAGCTTTGTGCGGTTGCATCGTGAATGTTCCATTAATAAGTGGTGGTCAAGAAGCCCTTAACTATAAGGGTGATATCATAAAGCCACAAACTGTCAGACGAATTGCTGGCAAAGGTCTCCCTTTCCCCAAGGAACCTTCCAGAAGGGGGGATTTAATTGTTACATTTGATATTCGTTTCCCCGATGTTATTTCAACAACAGTACGAAAATACTTAGAAGAAAAATTACCatcctaaaataaaaaaaatttcatattgcaTCTTGTAATTATTTCATCGTATAACTGTGGTTTGTATTATCCAATGTGATATTGAAAGGCAATCATTCAATTAAAATGCATTACATATTTTAAAATAATCCACTTTTCCAATCATTCAACTTGATGCActtggtgccatctgttataaTCGACTCGAACTACTTTCCATTCCACTTCATGGTCAAAGCACAGAttgctgtaataaatttgtggtcaacattcaaaagcacagaatatttgaattgttCTCTTGCGGGAAATCAAAAATTTGAGGTTATAAATTACTGGTTTCCAGAAATGTTTGCAACTGCTgcgaataataaataataataatttcattaatttcaatcaGAAATACGATAGCAAGACAACATACCGATGTCGAGGTTCCAATAATTCTGCAGTTCGAGAAAAATTTAATTGATTTAGTTTAAAGAGCCGGCAGTAGAATGGCTGAAGGTACTTTTCAAATTCTGCAATTCTGAATAACtctttaattcaatttttcttttagTATTCACGAAATCTGAAGATTTGTGGAATCCGTACAAGGACCTCCAAGATATTGTATTTAGACATCTCACTCAGAGTTCCTTAAATCTTTGTAATTCTGAGTTAGAAAGTGCACTTCGGAAACATAAACAGAGTTTTTTCTCCTTACTTAAAAATCCGGTGAGAGGCTTGTGTGAATGAATTCTGGAGTGTTCTTACAATACTGTTTTTTCAGCCTAAAAATGCCAAGAGCAGAGAAGACATAAAGAAGGGTATGACCGAAGGAATAACAGTACGTGGTTTAGGTCATCAAATATTATCGCAAGAGTTGTACCAAGAGACAATAATAATTTCTGATATGTTTGATATAAATGAATTTGTTGCTCTGGACTTACTGTGTACTGCACAGCTCCAAGTAACTTATCATCCTGGTTTACCTAGAGGTTTAGTAGCGGTCCTCCTATACTACGATGGTAGAAAGGCTTTACTCTCAGCCTTAAAATGTCTTGTTCAAGCCAGGAATGGAGTGCAATGGTCTGTCAATATCAAGGAAGAGGTAGCAAGATTCATCACAATCTATACTGATCAGCTGATGGAAGGTGGACTATTTACtagaatttttgaattattgaggGAATTAGACCTAAGTAAAGAACTAGAAAAATTACATCAGAATGTTGCATTGGGGGGTCCCAAACATAGAAAACAGGTTAAGGATTTATTTCTGGATATTAGAAACCTTTTGGGAGATATAGTATTCATTTGGGCCACACAGAGTGGCCTTCCAAAAGCGCCTACCTTAGCCCTTATAGATTATCTGAAAGAAGTTAAAGGTGAGTTTGATTTTAAAACAATAATGTATATGAATTCATTTAAAAATACATCAGGATGTtttatctcaaaaatgaatcatAAAGTTGACCAAAAATTGgagtttttatgttttttctaattttaaatttgttttcaatctcaGCTCCAAAACCCATCTAGATATTTCTTTATagacaattttatttttgatgatAGGTGAAGAAGAAGCATCAGGAAAACTGGACTCCGTAAATTTGACCTTACAGATGGCCTTACTATCTGCCTTAGATCTCAGTATTCTTCATACAAGAGAAGATGGTGAAGAAGTAGTAAAAAGCCTTCCTATTCTTTCCCAAAAACATTATTTGGAGTATATTATCAAAGAATTTGGACCAAATAAGCCAAAATGGAATTGTGCAGGGCTGGAGGCCTTATCTACTTTTGGAGTAGCTGTTTGTATAGCTTCGCTAAAGTTACTTTGTCAAAATCAACAATTCCAAGAATTTATTGGAAAAGAGGAGATCTTCATTGACAAAGCTATCGAGATGAATGTTTTTGACTTCTTGAATAATATGGTGCTGGATTGTAAACTTTTATACGAGGATGAATTTATGTATAAAAGGATGCACTACTTACTTACCGATTTCATAGTTTATCTATACCCAAAAGTGAAGGAATTGAGGATCAAAGCAGATGAATCGGCTAGAACTATACAAGTGTACATACGTGAAGGTTTAGAAGCTCCAGTTAGTCTTCCAAGACATTTTGAAAACCTCCTTCTTTCCATCGCTAAATTGTACCAAGGTAACAAACTGAAAAATACGTATGTTTTGGACTATTGGAGTCCCATTGAAATAAATCCCGATCAGTCATACTCTTACCATGCTCCACCAAGGGCGGTTTCTTTATTCAAGTTTGTAAGGTTTGCTGGAGATATGCTGCCTTCTACGTTGTTCGTGCCTTATGTCACTTTTCTCAGCAGTCTTTCGACATGCCAACAAGCTGCTAGGAATTGCTTCAATATGCTGAAGCAGGTGAGTTAaattatttattaaaaaatgAATCGTAGCAATAATATGCTAGTAGAATATTGTACTTCATCCATATATATACTAATAAAATTCTCAGGTCGGTCTCCTGCCTAGCTCCACCATATCCTGGGATCACTTTTTCATCTCGTTCGCTCAGTACTACTCCAATCTTAGAGAAGAAACACCCCCATTAACGGACACCATTTACGGCCAGAAAGGGTCATATCACAGAGCAGTTTCACCGTTAGAAATAAAAGGCCTACAATCCGTTCTCCTCCTCATCAGAACTGTCGCGGAACACGATGAATTTTCGAGGTTGGCTCTATGTGAGCATCCAGGATGGGCCCCCTTAACTGTCCTTCTTGGTTTAGTGGGATGTTCCATACCGATTCCCTTGAAGGCGGAATTGTTACTGACCTTGGCAACACTTTCGAAATCGCCAGAAAACGCTTCACAGATGTGGGAGAACCTTGAAGCATCCCAAATACTCATCACAATACCCTCGATTTCTGGGTATACTCCGAGAGGTATCGAAACCGAATTAGAAGAAGTAGAGTCTAGAGATGAAGAATATCCACTTACGAAGGCCTTCTTGAATCTGCTGGATAGTTTAACAGATTTCGGTATTCCGAGAATGTTGGGCGCGGGACCAAGAAAACCTGGATTCACTCCCTACTTAACTTTCATTGTTAATTCTGTGTTTCTGCGTTACCACACTAGGTCCTACAAAGATCCTTCTGAAAAGTGGGAGGTGGCCATGCTGTGTTTGAAACTGTTCGAGAAATTCTTGAAGCATTACGATCCACAAATAGCCGACATTTCACCAGATGACACCACCAAAGAATTCCACACTCCCCCTGGTTTTCACCTGATGAtacaattcaacaacaaaaccgACTTGTTAAATCTGATTTTGGACATAGTGAATGATGGTTGCAACTTTTTCAGTCAGTTCGTTTCGTTTCCCGGTGAGGAGATGCTCAAGCTATGTGTGCTGCACTGTTTGAATATCATCCATAGGGTTCTTCTACTACAAGGATCATTCTCTAACATAGTAGCAGCTTCTTCTGAGCCCATATTGCTCACGGGAATGATGAAACTTCTGCTAACCATCAACAGGAGAAGTGGAAAACCGGATCATTGCATAAACATAGCGAAATATGTCAACTGTCATTACCATCTGTCGGAGCATTCCAACAGTGCTGTGAAAGTTTTGAGGTTAGTTCTGAGCTCTCCAGTAGCCCACAGCCACTTTGTTAGTATGCTGTTTTCAATGGAGGACGTCGCGAAGGATATCaaatttggttttatagaatgctTGGATGAAGCTCTAACGGAAGATAACGAACAATTGAATTTAAGTACAAAACTGGAGATCTTAAAACTACTGAAGCAGTGTGTGGT from Coccinella septempunctata chromosome 1, icCocSept1.1, whole genome shotgun sequence includes:
- the LOC123322779 gene encoding uncharacterized protein LOC123322779, producing the protein MANFTQIISDSSYADKGAVPEDIENLTSIVKWLLCVTCVLAVVVNLKVFACIHWIRRPLNSVLKISLSLALADSCASCLSGGAIFCENLISRRTYIILDIIRMSFILVTVFHLLGLGFTHYIGIKKPLHHNSRLSQRGTSGLILLLWLVPTTFIIALYTLEGGVSFWQAMLRDPTPPNNTLVYYNFTLNFNLSHPELNDSFFNETNWYPTYLPSAEDSDDIDEESIKFISSFRFRMIFGSFVLLSMFLIVICYLWILIMIRHQRKVWKDLSRTGSTVWRGHKCRHVTKQKAHEQNKTKGNLRAVYTTLIILGSCVMGWMPALILYTLTCRQDCFVRGELLDKFNENYPRLILMIRFFDNEMLFLKMIVNPIIYSIRMREIKEGTKQMHNIILHHLCRGRCNRMHNDYSKSFKSTNGNHSHVVLTSLGSVKNDKCCSGRYRSRRQTGQTSHL
- the LOC123314852 gene encoding dnaJ protein homolog 1-like, with product MGKDYYSILGISKNASDDEIKKAYRKLALQYHPDKNKSPKAEDKFKEVAEAYEVLSDKKKRDIYDNYGEDGLKGGAGPHGNTGFTYTFHGDPRATFAQFFGNTNPFQSFFGYDDAFDSDINESTFIFGFPGSQNHVGPHRDMMSQDPPVEHEIYLTLEEVFHGCVKKMKIQKKVLLPSGKLAREEKMLEINVQPGWKAGTKITFPKEGDQGVNKIPADIVFIIRDKTHGTFKREGSDLRYTAKISLKQALCGCIVNVPLISGGQEALNYKGDIIKPQTVRRIAGKGLPFPKEPSRRGDLIVTFDIRFPDVISTTVRKYLEEKLPS